Proteins encoded within one genomic window of Panacibacter microcysteis:
- a CDS encoding bifunctional 4-hydroxy-2-oxoglutarate aldolase/2-dehydro-3-deoxy-phosphogluconate aldolase, with translation MINLEKILNTVKEQGVVPLFYHDDIAVCTGVIDALYKVGIRIVEFTNRGEKAPENFSKLVQLREERWPGLLLSVGTIKNAQQAKMFIDAHTDFIICPGVIPAVAETAAAANVVWVPGCMTPTEIMMAEQYGGKLVKLFPGNLLGPSFVSAVKELFPALMFMPTGGVEVDEQNMGAWFKAGVVAVGLGSKVISKDVLANKDYDTVSTLAAKALAIVQKLR, from the coding sequence ATGATTAACCTGGAAAAAATTTTAAATACCGTAAAAGAACAGGGGGTTGTTCCGCTGTTCTATCATGATGATATAGCAGTATGTACCGGTGTGATTGATGCTTTGTATAAAGTGGGTATACGAATAGTGGAATTTACAAACAGGGGAGAGAAAGCGCCGGAGAATTTTAGCAAGCTTGTGCAATTAAGAGAAGAGCGCTGGCCCGGCTTATTACTAAGCGTAGGCACTATAAAAAATGCGCAGCAGGCAAAGATGTTTATAGATGCGCATACTGACTTTATAATTTGCCCTGGGGTAATACCTGCTGTGGCCGAAACAGCAGCCGCCGCAAATGTAGTTTGGGTACCCGGTTGTATGACACCAACAGAAATAATGATGGCAGAACAATATGGCGGAAAACTGGTAAAGCTTTTTCCCGGTAATTTGCTCGGGCCTTCATTTGTAAGTGCTGTTAAAGAATTGTTTCCTGCATTGATGTTTATGCCAACCGGCGGTGTGGAAGTGGATGAGCAGAATATGGGCGCCTGGTTTAAGGCAGGAGTGGTAGCTGTGGGCCTGGGCAGTAAAGTGATCAGCAAAGATGTGTTGGCCAACAAAGATTATGATACGGTATCTACACTCGCTGCAAAGGCTTTGGCAATTGTTCAAAAGCTGCGGTAA
- a CDS encoding MFS transporter: MQQQAIGRYRWTICALVFFATTINYLDRAVISLLKSDLEKQFDWTETDYSNIVIAFQLSYALGLLFAGRFIDKVGTKLGYAIATAAWSVAAICHGFVNSTFGFGVARSFLGITEAGNFPAAVKVTAEWFPKKERAFATGIFNSGANVGAIAAPLVVPAIAASMGWWWAFILTGAIGFLWLVAWFAFYEIPAKHKRLSKAEFDHIHSDDVAPGTTQTEQNNISWMELFQYRQTWAFILGKFLTDPVWWFYLFWLPAFLKAQYGMEGTAVSLPVALVYTMSSAGSIFGGWLPMRLIRQQWTVFRARKSSMFIYALFSLPVAFAQYLGAFNMWYAIIIIGIAAAGHQAWSANIYTTVSDVFPKKYVGSVIGMGGMAGALGGLLIAKLAGILFDHFKAAGNIETGYYIMFIICGVAYITAWIIMHFLLPKQQSAGVRKM; encoded by the coding sequence ATGCAGCAACAAGCCATAGGACGATACAGGTGGACGATCTGTGCACTGGTGTTTTTTGCAACAACCATCAATTACCTGGACCGTGCCGTAATAAGCCTTTTAAAAAGTGATCTCGAAAAACAGTTTGACTGGACAGAAACGGACTATTCGAACATTGTGATAGCCTTCCAGTTGTCTTATGCGCTGGGTTTACTTTTCGCAGGACGATTTATTGATAAGGTGGGTACAAAACTGGGTTATGCTATTGCTACAGCAGCATGGAGCGTGGCGGCTATTTGTCATGGTTTTGTGAACAGCACATTTGGTTTTGGCGTGGCAAGATCTTTCCTGGGCATTACTGAGGCGGGCAATTTTCCTGCCGCGGTGAAAGTGACAGCAGAGTGGTTCCCTAAAAAAGAAAGAGCGTTTGCCACCGGCATATTCAATTCTGGCGCTAACGTAGGTGCCATTGCTGCACCACTGGTTGTGCCGGCCATTGCAGCGTCTATGGGTTGGTGGTGGGCGTTTATACTAACCGGTGCAATCGGCTTTTTATGGCTGGTGGCCTGGTTTGCTTTTTACGAAATCCCGGCAAAACACAAGCGCCTTTCAAAAGCAGAGTTTGACCATATACACAGCGATGATGTTGCGCCGGGTACAACACAAACTGAGCAGAATAATATTTCGTGGATGGAGTTGTTTCAGTACAGGCAGACATGGGCTTTTATACTGGGTAAATTTCTTACAGACCCGGTATGGTGGTTTTATCTTTTCTGGCTGCCGGCTTTTCTGAAAGCACAGTATGGCATGGAAGGCACCGCTGTTTCATTACCTGTTGCATTGGTTTATACAATGTCATCTGCAGGCAGCATATTCGGCGGCTGGCTGCCGATGCGTTTGATCAGGCAGCAATGGACTGTTTTCCGGGCCAGGAAGTCGTCGATGTTCATATATGCATTGTTCTCTTTGCCGGTAGCTTTTGCACAATACCTTGGTGCGTTTAATATGTGGTATGCCATCATCATTATTGGTATTGCCGCTGCGGGCCACCAGGCGTGGAGTGCAAATATCTACACCACGGTGTCTGACGTGTTCCCTAAAAAATATGTGGGCTCTGTAATTGGCATGGGTGGTATGGCAGGTGCGCTAGGCGGTTTGCTGATTGCAAAACTAGCCGGAATATTGTTTGATCACTTTAAGGCCGCGGGTAATATTGAAACCGGTTATTATATAATGTTTATTATATGTGGTGTTGCTTACATTACTGCATGGATCATCATGCATTTTCTTTTGCCAAAACAGCAATCCGCAGGCGTTAGAAAAATGTAG
- a CDS encoding hybrid sensor histidine kinase/response regulator transcription factor — MRRLLLIILLTVPVFALQAQQYYFRSYQAGDGLSSNTVTCLQQDARGFMWVGTRNGLNRFDGTRFKVFRNVPEDPHSIGSNAISGLHEDSRKQLWAGTYRGLYRYNALHENFQLYQQLPQGEVKSICHDKRGNIWLVNEQTLYRFKDGTGSIYRYDDASGCIAVSVAANDVVWSCYNNGVIKRFDAATDSFISYDLANLLKTPFPLVLQTICPVGDSAVFVATIKQLFLFKPATGELTDIFKNTGVQGNIQTHTITQQAPGIYWCGTETGIYIADIAHGKTTHITKQVANPYTINDNIVTSFCKDSEGSTWVGTLFGGVNYYSKQLSQFQKYFALPGINSLSGNLVHEICADRYNNVWVGTEDAGLNKLDAGTGMFKQFMPGKTKGSISYHNIHGLVAVDDELWIGTYEHGLDVMDLRTEKVVRHYRQGFTANQLNGNFIVSLYKTRNKEVLVGTWNGVFRYNRTTDDFTALSFFNHQAQAIHEDYNGTLWVCSYGDGVYYRNEKTGRQGSFKTDATDTNTLSSNYVNNVFEDNSHRLWFCTENGLCYYDATAGKIKRYTHPVFNGRQTFKMLQDASNTLWVSTSRGLIGFNTTDNRQQVYTMADGLPSDQFNYNSGFKSNNGNLYFGTVKGMVSFNPVLFKSNRFVPPVYITGLQVNNQDLAIDTTQSPLTQATQFTKEITLPYDASNITLSVSALSYIMPALNSYMYRMEGLEKEWTMIESNRKIYYTKLPPGTYTFQVKGSNSDHVWNENITALTINILPPWWSSWWAYILYVALVSGTLFVIINNYAVATREKNQRRIKTLEMAKEREVYNAKIDFFTNVTHEIRTPLTLIKLPVEKLLRSFAEDSYLKEHLTMIEKNTDRLINLTSQLLDFRRAEANNYTLSFVKTDINELLREVFLIYKPIAEEKQVACRLEIPRITLMAYVDAEALRKIISNLLSNAIKYAAKHVSIKLLPFNSEDNLFHMEFRNDGAVIPYDMREKIFEPFFRLKQTEKFAGTGIGLALARSLTELHKGKLELKQPVNDINLFLLSIPVHQDKEINLDEFETIESDIIYTEADQPAAQKHATTILLVEDNLDIIRFLKKEFAVTYNVFTAKEGVEALDILSKEHIHLVVTDIMMPVMDGIELCRRIKTDVRYSHIPVILLTAKNTITSKIQGLETGADAYIEKPFVMEYVTAQIANLLSNRNNIKEFYAHSPLAHINGIALSKPDTDFLETLQQLINDHITEKDLDVDTISKMMNMSRGTFYRKIKGVSNLSPNELINLSRLKKAAELLAEGKYKINEVANMVGYSLNSNFSRDFHRQFGISPSEYIQHLKRGGEVAH; from the coding sequence ATGAGAAGATTGCTGCTTATTATATTACTCACCGTGCCCGTGTTTGCATTGCAGGCGCAGCAATATTATTTCCGTAGCTACCAGGCCGGTGATGGCTTGTCTAGCAATACCGTTACATGCCTGCAGCAGGATGCCCGTGGTTTCATGTGGGTTGGTACACGCAATGGTCTAAATCGTTTTGACGGCACGCGTTTTAAAGTATTCCGGAATGTGCCGGAAGACCCGCATAGTATTGGCAGCAATGCCATATCCGGTTTGCATGAAGATAGCCGCAAACAGCTATGGGCAGGCACTTACCGTGGTTTGTACAGGTATAATGCACTGCACGAGAACTTTCAGCTTTATCAGCAATTGCCGCAGGGTGAAGTGAAAAGTATCTGCCACGACAAACGCGGAAATATATGGCTGGTAAATGAACAAACATTATACAGGTTCAAAGATGGTACAGGTAGTATATACAGGTATGATGATGCATCAGGCTGTATAGCTGTAAGCGTTGCAGCAAACGATGTAGTTTGGAGCTGCTACAATAATGGTGTTATAAAACGTTTCGATGCGGCAACTGACAGCTTTATCAGTTACGATCTTGCAAACTTGCTGAAGACCCCTTTCCCGCTGGTGTTGCAAACGATTTGCCCGGTTGGCGACAGTGCTGTTTTTGTAGCTACGATCAAACAGCTTTTTTTATTTAAACCAGCAACAGGGGAACTTACAGACATCTTCAAAAACACGGGAGTACAGGGCAATATACAAACTCATACCATAACGCAGCAGGCGCCCGGTATCTATTGGTGTGGCACGGAGACCGGTATATACATTGCAGACATTGCGCACGGCAAAACAACGCATATAACGAAGCAGGTAGCCAATCCATATACCATCAACGACAACATAGTTACCAGCTTTTGCAAAGACAGTGAGGGCAGTACCTGGGTGGGTACTTTATTTGGCGGCGTAAACTATTATTCAAAACAACTGAGCCAGTTTCAGAAGTATTTTGCTTTGCCCGGCATCAACAGTTTAAGTGGCAATCTTGTGCATGAAATATGTGCAGACAGGTATAACAATGTATGGGTTGGAACAGAAGATGCAGGCTTGAATAAACTGGATGCAGGAACCGGCATGTTCAAACAATTTATGCCGGGTAAAACAAAAGGCAGTATCAGCTATCATAACATTCATGGTCTTGTAGCAGTGGATGATGAGTTATGGATCGGCACCTACGAACATGGGCTTGATGTGATGGACCTGCGTACAGAAAAAGTGGTGCGGCATTACAGGCAGGGGTTTACGGCCAACCAGCTAAACGGCAATTTTATTGTATCGCTGTATAAAACAAGAAACAAGGAAGTGCTGGTCGGCACTTGGAACGGCGTGTTCCGCTACAACAGGACGACGGACGACTTTACTGCGCTGTCTTTTTTTAATCACCAGGCACAGGCCATACACGAAGACTACAATGGTACACTGTGGGTTTGTTCTTATGGAGACGGTGTCTATTACCGCAATGAAAAAACAGGCAGGCAGGGCAGCTTTAAGACTGATGCAACAGATACTAATACGCTGAGCAGTAATTACGTCAACAACGTGTTTGAAGACAATAGTCATCGCCTGTGGTTTTGTACAGAGAATGGTTTGTGTTATTATGATGCGACAGCAGGCAAAATAAAACGCTATACCCATCCCGTATTCAACGGCCGCCAAACATTTAAAATGCTCCAGGATGCCAGCAACACCCTGTGGGTATCTACTTCCCGCGGACTGATTGGCTTTAATACGACCGACAACAGGCAGCAGGTCTATACCATGGCAGATGGCTTACCCAGCGACCAGTTCAATTATAACTCAGGCTTTAAAAGCAATAATGGTAATTTATATTTTGGTACAGTAAAGGGCATGGTCAGTTTTAACCCGGTGTTGTTTAAAAGCAACCGCTTTGTGCCTCCTGTTTACATCACCGGTTTACAGGTCAATAACCAGGATCTTGCGATTGATACAACCCAATCCCCACTTACACAGGCTACGCAGTTTACCAAAGAAATTACATTGCCTTATGATGCATCAAACATTACGCTTTCTGTATCTGCATTAAGCTACATTATGCCCGCTTTAAACAGTTATATGTACAGGATGGAGGGGCTTGAGAAGGAGTGGACAATGATTGAAAGCAACCGCAAAATTTATTATACCAAACTACCGCCCGGCACATACACGTTCCAGGTAAAGGGCAGCAACAGCGATCATGTGTGGAATGAAAATATTACGGCATTAACAATAAATATCCTGCCGCCATGGTGGTCGAGCTGGTGGGCCTATATCTTATATGTGGCGCTTGTGTCAGGAACACTATTTGTGATCATCAATAATTATGCTGTGGCAACAAGGGAAAAAAACCAGCGCAGAATAAAAACACTCGAGATGGCCAAAGAGCGGGAAGTGTACAATGCCAAGATCGATTTTTTTACAAATGTTACACATGAAATCAGAACACCACTTACATTGATTAAATTGCCCGTGGAAAAATTGCTGCGATCCTTTGCTGAAGACAGTTATTTAAAGGAACATCTGACCATGATAGAGAAAAACACTGACAGGTTAATAAACCTGACGAGCCAGCTATTAGATTTTCGCAGGGCGGAAGCGAATAATTACACGTTAAGTTTTGTAAAGACCGATATCAATGAATTATTACGTGAGGTTTTTTTGATATATAAACCTATTGCTGAAGAGAAGCAGGTTGCCTGCAGGCTGGAGATACCACGTATTACATTAATGGCTTATGTAGATGCCGAGGCATTGCGTAAAATTATCAGCAACCTGCTCAGCAATGCCATCAAATATGCAGCAAAACATGTCTCCATCAAATTACTCCCATTCAACAGTGAAGACAACCTGTTCCATATGGAGTTCAGGAATGACGGCGCAGTAATACCTTACGACATGCGCGAAAAAATATTCGAACCATTCTTCCGCCTTAAGCAAACAGAGAAATTTGCAGGTACGGGCATAGGACTGGCTTTGGCAAGATCACTCACAGAGTTGCACAAGGGAAAACTGGAATTGAAGCAGCCCGTCAACGATATCAATCTGTTCCTGCTATCCATACCTGTACACCAGGACAAAGAAATAAACCTCGACGAGTTTGAAACCATTGAAAGCGATATTATTTATACAGAGGCAGACCAGCCTGCAGCACAAAAACATGCCACTACCATTTTGCTGGTAGAAGATAACCTCGATATCATCCGCTTTTTAAAGAAAGAATTTGCAGTAACGTACAATGTATTTACTGCAAAAGAAGGGGTGGAGGCGCTCGATATATTATCAAAAGAACATATCCATCTTGTTGTAACAGATATTATGATGCCGGTAATGGACGGCATAGAACTGTGCAGGCGTATTAAAACAGATGTACGCTATAGCCATATACCGGTAATACTGTTAACAGCAAAGAACACCATTACATCTAAGATACAGGGGCTTGAAACCGGTGCGGATGCTTATATAGAAAAGCCTTTTGTAATGGAGTACGTAACCGCGCAGATCGCAAACCTGCTCAGCAACCGCAATAACATCAAAGAGTTTTATGCGCATTCGCCGCTGGCGCACATCAATGGCATTGCACTGAGTAAGCCTGATACCGATTTTCTCGAAACCTTGCAGCAACTCATCAACGATCATATTACAGAAAAAGACCTCGATGTAGATACCATTTCTAAAATGATGAACATGAGCCGCGGTACTTTTTACCGCAAGATCAAAGGCGTGTCAAACCTTTCGCCGAATGAGCTCATCAACCTTTCGCGTCTCAAGAAAGCTGCCGAGTTACTGGCCGAAGGAAAGTATAAGATCAATGAAGTGGCAAACATGGTGGGCTATAGTTTAAACAGCAATTTTTCACGCGACTTTCACAGGCAGTTTGGCATTTCTCCATCGGAGTATATTCAACATTTAAAACGCGGTGGCGAAGTAGCGCATTAA
- a CDS encoding SusC/RagA family TonB-linked outer membrane protein: MILKRVIRIIACMCFVFAAANTMAQTKQVSGKVTDSSGAPLEAASVTVKNTRLGTVSGADGSFSLNVPVTAKTLVVTALNYDAKEVAITDQPLTITLTSSSANLTNVTVVAVGYGTLDKKEVTSAITHLSNKDLNIFGGNNALNSIQGKVAGLSVTNTAPGDPNSSPSIQLRGVSSRNAGLGPLYVINGVPGGNIDNLNQNDIESIDVLKGGAASAIYGTRGSNGVILITTKKGSSQSSAFFDSYASFDLPTNRVEVLSRDEFVAKGRGVDYGGNTDWFDAVTKDYAFNQKNTVQFSGGNGKTNYIVSFDYRTSHGLDLRSTKNEYGARLNLNHTSANNLYTVSFTAAPRFLKSNNASYGAFNQTLTLNPTLPIMDTANPMRYYFINTGFSGSYNPVEELNTVLSGTEGKYIDWSASFRLNLMKNLYTQVLLGQQNQDFFDFGFTPSYNTGAINGNAGRNSASRANNKSDQKSFEWIGNYSLSLQKHSFILLGGYSYYYFTNSGLSGSNQNFPSDVLTYNALGTGVYNLPLPTNGSSGDFTFRGVGSYKNDSKLIAFYGRLNYDYDKKYYFSASLRREGSSKFGYQNKWGYFPAASVGWRITNEEFFPKLSWLNELKLRADYGETGNQDFGSYLSLDTYSGFGYYTYNGTSYQVWGPSQNTNYDLRWEKAQNFNVGLDFQLLDNKLTGSLNYYVRRNKDLLGSYNVPVPPNVQPTTYANVGTMKNSGFEIQLNGTVISKRDFRYDISFAGATNSNEFVSFSNNVYQGQNYVDVVGMPAPGSPGTAQRLQEGQRIGSFYMLRSAGVDATGRLLVYDQDGKVIPGNLATADDKQFVGNGLPKFTASLGNTFSYKNFDLSIFLRGAFGYDVFNTLAFYTGTPVTQSGANVLSSAYGNGKYAALTNPETYSSLSDYFLEKGDFVKIDNVTLAYNFKSPVKYITSGRLYFTGRNLYTFTNFTTGDPESINVNGLTPGITGTRDYYPSTLQLLVGVQFRF; the protein is encoded by the coding sequence ATGATCTTAAAACGGGTTATTCGCATCATTGCATGTATGTGCTTTGTGTTTGCGGCTGCCAATACTATGGCGCAGACAAAGCAGGTTTCAGGTAAAGTAACAGACTCTTCAGGAGCGCCGCTCGAAGCTGCTTCTGTTACGGTTAAGAACACCAGGCTGGGTACGGTATCCGGCGCGGATGGTTCATTCTCGCTCAACGTGCCGGTAACTGCTAAAACACTGGTGGTTACTGCCCTTAATTACGATGCTAAGGAAGTGGCCATCACTGATCAGCCACTTACCATTACACTTACTTCTTCTTCGGCTAACCTTACCAATGTAACCGTGGTTGCGGTAGGTTATGGTACGCTGGATAAAAAAGAAGTAACAAGTGCCATTACACACCTTTCCAATAAAGACCTCAACATCTTTGGTGGAAACAATGCACTGAATTCTATACAGGGAAAGGTTGCCGGCTTAAGTGTTACCAACACCGCGCCGGGTGATCCGAACTCAAGCCCCAGTATCCAGTTGCGTGGTGTATCATCGCGCAATGCAGGCTTAGGCCCGTTGTACGTGATCAATGGCGTGCCCGGTGGCAACATTGATAACCTTAACCAGAATGACATTGAATCGATCGACGTACTGAAGGGCGGTGCGGCTTCTGCCATTTATGGCACACGCGGCAGCAACGGTGTTATCTTAATTACCACAAAGAAAGGATCGTCTCAGTCTTCGGCCTTTTTCGATTCTTATGCCAGTTTCGATTTGCCAACCAACCGCGTGGAAGTGCTTTCCCGTGATGAATTTGTAGCAAAAGGCCGCGGTGTTGATTATGGAGGCAATACAGACTGGTTTGATGCAGTAACAAAAGATTATGCATTTAACCAGAAGAATACGGTACAGTTCTCGGGTGGCAACGGTAAAACAAACTATATTGTTTCGTTTGACTACCGCACCTCACACGGACTGGATCTGCGCTCAACAAAAAATGAATATGGTGCAAGGCTGAACTTAAACCATACATCAGCCAACAATTTATATACGGTGTCTTTTACAGCGGCACCACGTTTTTTAAAGTCGAACAATGCCAGCTATGGTGCATTTAACCAGACGCTTACATTAAACCCGACTTTACCGATCATGGATACGGCAAACCCTATGCGTTACTACTTTATTAATACCGGTTTCTCCGGCTCTTACAACCCGGTGGAAGAACTGAATACGGTGCTGAGTGGTACAGAAGGTAAGTATATAGACTGGAGCGCATCTTTCCGTTTGAACCTGATGAAGAACCTTTATACGCAGGTATTGCTCGGTCAGCAGAACCAGGACTTTTTTGATTTTGGTTTTACACCATCTTATAATACCGGCGCTATTAATGGTAATGCGGGCAGGAATTCTGCATCAAGGGCAAACAATAAAAGCGACCAGAAATCTTTTGAGTGGATCGGTAATTACTCTTTGAGCCTGCAGAAACATTCATTCATTCTACTGGGCGGTTATTCTTACTATTATTTTACCAACTCGGGTTTATCTGGCAGCAACCAGAATTTTCCGTCAGATGTGTTAACCTATAATGCTTTGGGTACAGGTGTTTATAACCTGCCATTGCCAACCAACGGTTCATCCGGCGATTTTACTTTCAGGGGCGTAGGCTCGTATAAAAACGATTCGAAGCTGATAGCCTTTTATGGCCGTTTGAATTATGATTACGATAAAAAATATTACTTCTCTGCAAGTTTACGCCGCGAAGGTTCTTCCAAGTTCGGTTACCAGAATAAATGGGGTTATTTCCCGGCCGCATCAGTCGGTTGGCGTATAACCAACGAAGAATTTTTTCCAAAACTTAGCTGGTTAAATGAACTGAAACTGCGTGCAGATTATGGTGAAACAGGTAACCAGGATTTTGGTAGTTATCTTTCCCTGGATACATATTCCGGGTTTGGTTATTACACATACAACGGAACATCTTACCAGGTATGGGGACCGAGCCAGAATACCAATTATGACTTAAGGTGGGAGAAAGCACAGAACTTTAATGTGGGTTTGGATTTCCAGTTGCTGGATAATAAACTTACCGGTAGCCTTAACTATTATGTGCGCAGAAACAAAGACCTGCTGGGTTCTTACAATGTACCGGTGCCGCCAAACGTACAACCTACCACGTATGCAAACGTAGGTACCATGAAGAACTCCGGTTTCGAGATACAGTTAAATGGAACTGTGATCAGCAAACGCGATTTCAGGTACGACATCTCTTTTGCAGGCGCAACAAACAGCAACGAATTTGTGTCGTTTTCCAACAACGTTTACCAGGGTCAGAATTATGTAGATGTGGTGGGTATGCCTGCACCGGGTTCACCGGGTACAGCACAACGCCTGCAGGAAGGACAAAGGATCGGTAGTTTTTACATGCTGCGTTCTGCGGGTGTAGATGCAACAGGCAGGTTATTGGTGTACGACCAGGATGGTAAAGTAATACCGGGCAACCTGGCAACAGCAGACGATAAACAATTTGTGGGTAATGGGTTGCCTAAGTTTACGGCAAGCCTTGGCAATACATTCTCTTACAAGAATTTTGATCTGTCCATCTTCCTGCGCGGTGCTTTTGGATATGATGTTTTCAACACGCTCGCATTCTATACCGGTACACCGGTTACGCAGAGTGGTGCCAACGTATTATCCAGTGCTTATGGCAACGGAAAGTATGCAGCACTTACCAATCCTGAGACGTACTCCAGCCTGTCAGATTACTTTTTGGAGAAAGGCGATTTTGTAAAGATCGACAACGTTACGCTGGCTTATAATTTTAAATCACCTGTTAAGTACATTACTTCAGGCAGGTTATATTTTACCGGCAGGAATCTTTACACGTTCACAAACTTTACAACCGGCGATCCTGAATCGATCAATGTAAACGGTTTAACGCCTGGTATTACCGGCACACGTGATTATTATCCGTCAACGTTGCAATTACTCGTGGGCGTGCAATTCAGATTTTAA
- a CDS encoding RagB/SusD family nutrient uptake outer membrane protein encodes MIRYNIKSIAACIGGLMLCSACTKLDENLYDRITSENFLQTKDDVIRDFLRSFEHGYWSIQGNGLFYAQELPTDELMTPNREGDWFDGGVYQRLHYHTWTTQDGYTSGMWTALYQGISLATNSLQDIEAVDPARVGITDAEKADFVAELKTHRAWFNLRAFDLYRNIPIVTEVKGQTLTPPQSTPQEVFDFIEKELLEAIPGLPTRQDLGETGIGRWTKAGAAALLMRLYLNASVYIGQDKYTECAAVCQDIIDGKYGQYALESTWYKPFDYDNARSAEVIFGFPGTLAQTHWQYTGDMYFWMAPHQAQNFFGFTDFGGMNTRFALQPGRDVDSVEYAFALGKPFIKFQRYADDYRLKKYKNLGNSMREGMFLYGYLPYYENPSQLVKSNRGYTIFARDQVGLFRDLPPGEVLQDKESNMNHADDNSGIWPAKYPIYPSGDPNTIASAYAEIRLAEVYYSLAECKYRAGDKAGASILLNAVRQRNYPAGSASLYTTDGSELSDQEMIDEWGREFLVEGRRRTDLIRWGVFNTGTWWDKQPDADDHTKIYPIGRDILNTSPQLVQNPGY; translated from the coding sequence ATGATCAGATATAATATAAAAAGTATAGCCGCCTGCATAGGTGGTCTCATGCTCTGTTCAGCCTGTACAAAGCTGGATGAAAATTTATACGACCGTATTACATCAGAAAACTTTTTACAAACAAAAGATGATGTGATACGCGATTTCCTGCGCTCTTTTGAACATGGCTATTGGTCCATACAAGGCAATGGCCTCTTCTATGCGCAGGAACTGCCAACCGATGAACTGATGACACCCAACCGCGAAGGTGACTGGTTTGATGGTGGCGTGTACCAGCGCCTGCATTACCATACCTGGACTACACAGGATGGCTACACCAGCGGCATGTGGACGGCACTTTACCAGGGTATAAGCCTCGCAACAAACTCCCTGCAGGATATTGAAGCGGTTGACCCTGCAAGAGTGGGCATTACAGATGCAGAAAAGGCCGATTTTGTTGCAGAACTAAAAACACATCGTGCATGGTTTAACCTGCGGGCGTTTGACCTGTATAGGAATATCCCGATTGTTACCGAAGTAAAGGGGCAAACGTTAACTCCTCCGCAGTCTACACCGCAGGAAGTATTTGACTTTATAGAAAAAGAACTGCTCGAAGCTATTCCCGGGTTACCTACCAGGCAGGATCTTGGTGAAACCGGTATTGGCCGCTGGACAAAAGCCGGCGCAGCTGCATTACTCATGCGTTTGTATCTAAATGCATCTGTTTATATCGGCCAGGATAAGTACACAGAATGTGCCGCCGTTTGCCAGGATATTATTGATGGCAAGTACGGCCAATATGCACTGGAAAGCACGTGGTATAAACCTTTTGATTACGACAATGCCCGCTCCGCAGAAGTGATCTTTGGCTTCCCCGGTACACTGGCGCAAACGCACTGGCAGTACACAGGCGATATGTATTTCTGGATGGCACCACACCAGGCTCAGAACTTTTTTGGCTTCACAGATTTTGGAGGCATGAATACCCGTTTTGCATTACAGCCCGGCAGGGATGTAGACAGCGTGGAATACGCCTTCGCACTCGGCAAACCTTTTATAAAGTTCCAGCGCTATGCTGATGATTATCGTTTGAAGAAATACAAGAATCTTGGCAATAGTATGCGTGAGGGCATGTTCCTGTACGGGTACCTGCCTTATTATGAAAATCCTTCGCAACTGGTAAAAAGCAATCGCGGTTATACCATCTTCGCACGTGACCAGGTAGGTTTGTTCAGAGACCTGCCACCTGGCGAAGTACTGCAGGACAAAGAATCCAACATGAACCACGCAGATGATAACTCTGGTATCTGGCCTGCAAAATACCCGATCTATCCTTCCGGTGATCCTAACACGATTGCTTCTGCTTATGCTGAGATCAGACTTGCAGAAGTTTATTATTCACTCGCGGAATGCAAATACAGGGCAGGTGATAAAGCAGGTGCTTCAATATTGCTCAATGCTGTACGCCAGCGCAATTATCCGGCAGGTTCTGCCAGTCTTTACACTACAGATGGCAGTGAACTTTCTGACCAGGAAATGATCGACGAATGGGGCAGGGAGTTTCTTGTAGAAGGCAGAAGAAGAACAGATCTTATCAGGTGGGGTGTATTCAATACCGGCACATGGTGGGATAAACAGCCCGATGCAGATGATCACACAAAGATTTATCCCATCGGCAGAGACATTCTCAATACATCACCGCAACTGGTACAAAACCCCGGTTATTAA